From Trichoderma atroviride chromosome 1, complete sequence, one genomic window encodes:
- a CDS encoding uncharacterized protein (EggNog:ENOG41) codes for MFSGRKFSINRHTGAPKPLLRRFSNAEPSTNEFQSKVHRQFRNAHEGHMPHAGLDASRSSTGVIWCTERANEYGFMDEPDAWANLGQGAPEVEDEIAGCFKRPETINISVAAREYGPTAGIKPLREAVAKLYNETHRQDKDSKYTWENVAIVPGGRAGLIRIAAVLGSSYLSFFLPDYTAYNEMLSLFKNFAAIPVPLSEEDGYHIHPDKIAEEIARGTSVILTSNPRNPTGRVVANPELAEIQDLCRGRATFISDEFYSGYNYTSNCDGSTISAAENVEDVDEDDVLIIDGLTKRFRLPGWRIAWIIGPKEYISAIGSCGSYLDGGAVHALQEAAVPMLDPTLVQSEMIHLQRHFRDKRDFTVRRLREMGFSIKYVPDSTFYLWLNLEGLPEAIADGLNFFQACLEEKVIVVPGIFFDLNPSRRRDLFDSPCHHFVRLSYGPKMDVLRMGLEGIERVVNKHKKKRLNKSWPT; via the exons ATGTTCTCCGGACGCAAATTCTCCATCAATCGCCATACCGGCGCCCcgaagccgctgctgcgacgCTTCAGCAACGCCGAGCCGTCAACGAATG AGTTCCAATCCAAGGTCCACAGACAGTTCCGCAATGCGCACGAAGGCCACATGCCCCACGCCGGCCTGGATGCCAGCCGATCGTCTACTGGTGTCATCTGGTGTACTGAGCGAGCCAACGAGTATGGCTTCATGGATGAGCCTGATGCGTGGGCCAATCTTGGCCAGGGTGCCCCTGAAGTCGAGGACGAAATTGCCGGTTGCTTCAAGCGACCCGAGACAATCAACATCAGCGTTGCGGCCAGAGAGTACGGCCCTACTGCTGGTATCAAGCCCCTGAGAGAAGCTGTTGCCAAGCTCTACAATGAGACGCACCGCCAGGATAAAGACAGCAAATACACCTGGGAGAACGTCGCCATCGTGCCCGGTGGCCGTGCTGGTCTCATCCGAATTGCCGCTGTTCTAGGCAGCTCATAcctgtccttcttcttgcccgaCTACACCGCTTACAACGAGATGCTGAGTTTGTTCAAGAAC TTTGCAGCTATTCCCGTCCCCCTCTCCGAAGAAGACGGTTATCACATCCACCCCGACAAGATTGCCGAAGAAATCGCCCGTGGTACCTCTGTTATCCTTACCTCAAACCCTCGCAACCCCACTGGCCGAGTCGTCGCCAACCCCGAGCTGGCCGAGATCCAGGATCTTTGCCGGGGCCGCGCCACCTTTATCAGCGACGAGTTCTACTCTGGATACAACTATACCAGCAACTGCGATGGTTCCACCATCTCGGCCGCTGAGAATGTTGAGGAtgtcgacgaagacgatgtGTTGATCATTGACGGTCTCACTAAGCGCTTCCGACTGCCTGGATGGCGAATTGCATGGATCATTGGACCCAAGG AGTACATCAGCGC TATTGGCTCATGTGGTAGCTACTTGGATGGTGGTGCCGTGCATGCTCTCCAAGAGGCTGCTGTCCCAATGCTTGACCCTACCTTGGTTCAGAGCGAGATGAttcatctccagcgccaCTTCCGG GACAAGCGTGACTTTACGGTCCGACGTCTACGTGAGATGGGCTTCTCCATTAAATACGTTCCCGATTCCACATTCTACCT GTGGCTGAACCTCGAGGGCCTTCCCGAGGCTATTGCTGACGGCCTCAACTTCTTCCAGGCCTGCTTGGAAGAGAAGGTTATTGTTGTCCCTGGTATCTTCTTCGATCTTAACCCCTCGCGACGACGTGATCTGTTTGACAGCCCATGCCACCACTTTGTGCGTCTGTCATACGGCCCCAAGATGGACGTCCTTAGGATGGGCTTGGAGGGTATCGAGCGCGTTGTCAACAA acacaagaaaaaaagattgaatAAGAGTTGGCCGACCTGA
- a CDS encoding uncharacterized protein (EggNog:ENOG41): MMHFYATIRHFVDGHANNPDPTGETKLSQTHLWPILLATYYPLSEQAAESYLDHHIRSENSKSCIVTRVIIDFVVNRVWNPSAWAGADADSTYGIMEVERDLERTTGQPSAIRQPILDRMAAIIDVVMKREQGGPFIKNRIEEATHALLTSLQPLMNTFYNAADAIQDLEQVIDSAYEISFKILTSRLTFDFRFPEIGSRFSSQSMLPIWPPTDPLELQAKHWRVALVTTPVVTCRNDTGSNISAHSVSLADVFCMQ, from the exons ATGATGCATTTTTATGCAACTATACGCCACTTTGTCGATGGTCACGCCAATAACCCTGATCCCACGGGCGAGACAAAGCTGAGCCAGACGCACCTATGGCCAATCCTGCTGGCCACGTACTACCCGCTATCTGAGCAGGCAGCAGAGTCTTACCTTGACCATCACATTCGTAGCGAGAACTCCAAATCCTGCATTGTCACTAGAGTCATCATAGACTTTGTCGTGAACCGAGTTTGGAACCCTAGTGCTTGGGCCGGCGCCGATGCAGACTCTACTTATGGCATCATGGAAGTAGAAAGAGATCTAGAGCGTACAACAG GTCAACCATCGGCTATTCGCCAGCCAATTCTCGACCGTATGGCTGCAATCATCGATGTCGTCATGAAAAGGGAGCAGGGCGGCCCCTTTATCAAGAATCGCATCGAAGAAGCCACTCACGCTCTCCTGACCAGCCTCCAACCACTGATGAATACATTTTACAACGCGGCCGACGCAATCCAAGACTTGGAGCAGGTCATCGACAGCGCCTACGAGATATCTTTCAAGATTCTCACCAGCCGCCTGACTTTTGACTTTCGATTTCCCGAAATCGGCAGCCGCTTCTCTTCGCAGTCGATGCTGCCCATCTGGCCACCCACTGACCCGTTGGAGCTGCAAGCAAAGCATTGGCGTGTGGCATTGGTGACGACTCCGGTAGTGACGTGCCGAAACGATACTGGCTCGAATATTTCTGCGCACTCTGTATCCCTGGCAGATGTCTTCTGCATGCAGTGA
- a CDS encoding uncharacterized protein (EggNog:ENOG41), with protein MRRSSFLGSIKDKLRGDSDRNSEKSESKSSLAPNNPYADPVDAPPAYSAVAPPVASSSKAPPPQITGKDDEYAFLASFDTIFLIDDSGSMHGANWREVSEVLLKITEICTARDEDGIDLYFLNHRSTEYTTDAGKPMGGYYGIDTPEKVHMAFRQATPDGGTPTGRRLEDILKPYVARLDPSKTPYQHFEKVKPINIIVITDGSPSDDPERIILQYARKLDMFDAPSHQVGIQFFQIGNDKRASAALKELDDELVKQKVRDMVDTVTWDGKSSNSRKNLTAEGILKVVLGAVVRRWDRKDLGQT; from the exons ATGAGAAGATCATCATTTCTTGGAAGCATAAAGGACAAGCTTCGCGGAGATTCTGACAGGAACTCTGAGAAGAGCGAGTCCAAGAGTTCATTGGCTCCAAACAATCCGTATGCAGACCCAG TTGATGCTCCTCCTGCCTACTCTGCGGTAGCTCCACCCGttgcgagcagcagcaaggcgccgccgcctcaaaTCACCGGGAAAGACGATGAATACGCCTTTCTGGCGTCCTTTGACACAATCTTCCTCATCGACGACTCTGGCTCCATGCACGGCGCCAACTGGCGAGAAGTGTCAGAGGTTCTGCTCAAAATCACGGAGATTTGCACTGCTCGCGACGAGGATGGCATTGATTTGTACTTTCTGAACCATAGATCGACAGAATATACCACGGATGCGGGCAAGCCCATGGGCGGTTACTACGGCATCGACACTCCAGAAAAGGTTCACATGGCCTTTCGGCAAGCCACCCCCGACGGTGGCACGCCTACTGGCCGGAGACTAGAAGACATTCTCAAGCCATACGTTGCGAGGCTTGACCCCAGCAAGACTCCGTACCAACATTTTGAAAAGGTCAAGcccatcaacatcattgtCATCACGGACGGCAGTCCATCAGACGACCCCGAGAGAATCATCTTGCAGTACGCCAGGAAACTTGACATGTTCGACGCGCCGTCGCACCAAGTCGGCATACAGTTTTTCCAAATTGGAAACGACAAGCGCGCCTCGGCGGCGCTAAAAGAATTGGATGACGAGCTGGTGAAGCAGAAGGTCAGAGACATGGTGGACACGGTGACCTGGGATGGCAAGTCTTCTAATAGCAGAAAGAACCTTACCGCCGAGGGTATCCTAAAGGTTGTTCTGGGAGCCGTTGTTCGCCGCTGGGACAGGAAAGACCTTGGGCAAACCTGA
- a CDS encoding uncharacterized protein (EggNog:ENOG41), giving the protein MIWSDIRTLTTEGSFNRCSTPVSSANSVIEGAAVVIGNMLSVNFSTPLNGPARSERIKQMSNNHPAFEKSRITQEILVKIQHSLRRMPGVAANESNEIIQRLIEVGQVISQETSALVEAVMNLHLDQEDTDKAIARMSIEANLAKAHADDQAQRINSLEEELRQEKKRREDTEENLKNMIGGIADITTEFKQLRDKADRQKTDLLSKGLPFSDGDFLIRSLDNTIHLLEDEISKQHSLWTVQQQPNSNSIPRTIEPSPEHVQVTNGHRKPLVPLQEEEVGNGSIFSDPVTSPRPATAFQPAQRPPTVGPPPKFGQFQGNMPPRPTTALPHDRRTANAWNPVAPMQGGRQGSFNHRPQFQGPHSGRAPLSPGFSE; this is encoded by the exons ATGATCTGGAGCGATATCAGAACTCTCACTACAGAAGGCAGCTTCAATAGGTGTAGCACGCCGGTCAGCTCAGCGAATTCAGTCATCGAAGGAGCAGCAGTTGTCATCGGAAACATGCTGTCTGTCAACTTTTCCACGCCCCTCAACGGGCCTGCACGGTCTGAGAGGATCAAGCAAATGTCCAATAACCAT CCTGCTTTCGAGAAATCTCGTATCACGCAGGAGATTTTGGTCAAGATACAGCACTCTCTGAGGCGCATGCCTGGCGTTGCTGCCAATGAATCGAATGAAATCATTCAACGGCTAATCGAAGTTGGTCAAGTCATCAGCCAGGAAACGAGCGCCCTCGTCGAAGCTGTCATGAATCTTCATCTCGACCAAGAAGACACAGATAAGGCGATTGCTAGGATGAGCATCGAGGCTAATCTTGCCAAGGCACATGCAGATGATCAAGCCCAGCGAATCAAcagccttgaagaagagcttcggcaagagaagaagaggagagaagacaCTGAAGAGAATCTCAAGAATATGATTGGTGGTATCGCAGACATCACCACCGAGTTCAAGCAGTTAAGGGATAAAGCTGACAGACAGAAAACCGACTTGCTGAGTAAGGGCTTGCCATTTTCCGATGGCGATTTTCTCATCAGA AGCCTTGACAACACCATTCATctcttggaagatgaaatcAGCAAGCAGCATAGTCTTTGGACCGTGCAACAGCAGCCCAATTCCAACAGCATCCCTCGAACCATTGAACCCTCCCCTGAGCACGTTCAAGTTACAAACGGTCACCGTAAGCCTCTAGTGCCTCTtcaagaggaggaggtgggcaacggcagcatcttcagcgaCCCCGTAACATCGCCCAGACCAGCTACGGCTTTTCAGCCCGCTCAGCGACCCCCTACGGTTGGTCCCCCGCCAAAGTTTGGCCAGTTTCAGGGAAACATGCCTCCGCGGCCTACGACAGCCCTGCCTCATGATCGCCGAACTGCCAATGCGTGGAACCCAGTCGCACCCATGCAGGGTGGCAGACAAGGCTCCTTTAACCATAGGCCACAGTTCCAAGGCCCTCATTCCGGCCGAGCCCCCCTCTCGCCAGGGTTTTCAGAGTAA